Proteins from a genomic interval of Candidatus Poribacteria bacterium:
- a CDS encoding replication initiation protein has translation MFLAEIKEVIKASPAIQIESKITHLQRRAWNVLLANAYDELPTAEVHRVNVAELAKKLGFTSKKLEYLKETLEALVDCKVKWNLLNKDNQEKWGVASLLSEVEIENGICTYAFTPYLRYKLYNPRIYARLNLQMQDRFTSRYALILWEVCFDYFDIVRKEGETPFIPLKTFRELVGLENEKYQTFKELNRNVIKPAIQEINELTGYFVEVEHKRLGRKIGELKFRITKPKQLSIDAPAPETVFADTYDLPEIARELVEAGVSRREALRIAVEEWDVVDADALPDAEKLDFAVYVAEKIQLAVYARNVSNPGGFIIQAIRENYRDPLLAEELHQKQREEHKAMLEVLKADFIEKRSALLQQAVRENPVLLEQAAAKITSRFARARLETYTSVADAYKVGGMVTSEINYILAEEFCQDRLAPVLQQYEDEKARIQQKYPTLKTPQN, from the coding sequence GAATGTATTGCTCGCAAATGCTTACGACGAACTACCAACCGCAGAGGTTCACCGGGTCAATGTTGCTGAGTTGGCAAAGAAACTCGGATTCACCTCTAAGAAACTTGAGTATCTCAAGGAGACATTGGAAGCACTCGTTGATTGTAAAGTCAAGTGGAACCTTCTCAACAAAGACAACCAGGAGAAATGGGGAGTCGCCAGCCTCTTGTCAGAGGTGGAAATAGAAAATGGCATCTGCACGTATGCCTTCACACCCTATCTACGCTATAAACTCTATAATCCTCGCATTTACGCCAGGCTCAATTTGCAAATGCAAGACCGGTTCACCAGCCGATACGCTCTCATCCTCTGGGAGGTGTGTTTCGACTATTTCGACATTGTCCGCAAGGAAGGCGAAACACCCTTTATTCCACTCAAGACATTCAGAGAACTCGTAGGACTCGAGAACGAAAAATATCAAACATTTAAGGAACTTAATCGAAATGTTATCAAACCTGCCATCCAGGAAATCAACGAACTGACCGGTTACTTCGTGGAAGTCGAACACAAGCGACTCGGTCGGAAGATCGGCGAATTGAAGTTTAGAATCACCAAACCTAAACAACTTTCCATCGATGCGCCTGCGCCAGAGACGGTCTTCGCCGATACCTACGACCTGCCCGAAATCGCTCGGGAGTTAGTCGAAGCCGGTGTTTCCCGGAGAGAGGCACTCCGGATCGCAGTGGAAGAATGGGACGTAGTGGATGCCGACGCACTTCCGGACGCCGAGAAACTTGATTTTGCCGTGTATGTTGCCGAGAAAATCCAGCTTGCAGTGTATGCCAGAAACGTTTCAAACCCCGGTGGATTCATCATACAAGCCATCCGCGAGAACTATCGCGACCCGTTGTTAGCAGAGGAACTTCATCAAAAGCAGCGAGAAGAACACAAAGCCATGCTTGAAGTGCTAAAAGCCGATTTCATCGAGAAAAGGAGCGCCCTCCTCCAGCAAGCCGTGCGTGAGAATCCTGTCCTCCTTGAGCAAGCCGCTGCGAAAATCACCTCACGCTTCGCACGCGCACGCTTGGAGACATACACTTCGGTTGCCGATGCTTACAAAGTCGGTGGTATGGTGACCAGCGAGATTAACTACATCCTCGCCGAAGAGTTCTGTCAGGACCGCCTCGCCCCTGTCCTTCAGCAGTATGAAGACGAAAAAGCACGCATCCAACAGAAATACCCTACACTGAAAACACCCCAAAACTGA